The following proteins come from a genomic window of Scomber japonicus isolate fScoJap1 chromosome 4, fScoJap1.pri, whole genome shotgun sequence:
- the LOC128357509 gene encoding glutathione synthetase-like, whose translation MATQEFLQQLISNPDRLNDLVEDAKETAFQHGVVMRTQETPNSSEVVTHAPFTLFPTPVPEAALLQALAVQTHFNTLVDKISRDPDFLEETFASTIQADDFAAKLFSIYRQVQQEGRTQSIVLGMNRSDYMVDQKEDGTPSLKQVEINTIAAGGFDVSDRLPMVHRHVLQSVGLVEESKRIQNTNRTAAMSAALAKAWELYGQQKAVIMFLVEEFQINKFNHRCIEKELWKRNIPVIRRRFEEVSRGGSLDGDKKLFIDGLEVAVVYYRFGYMPNNYTEQSWETRLLMERSLAVKCPDVGTQLAGTKKVQQVVARPGVLEKFFPDQPDVVEQIRATFAGLYSLDMGPEGDRTVAMALADPEKFVLKPQREGGGNNYFGDDIIRVLQEVKTDKRRAAYILMDKIRPRTEPNILLRKQLPITLASVCYEIGGFGAYVRQGGEMVLNEVCGYTLRTKNIENNDGGVTAGVTVYDSAFVI comes from the exons GTCGTAACCCACGCTCCGTTCACACTCTTCCCCACTCCTGTGCCCGAAGCTGCCCTCCTCCAGGCTCTGGCAGTGCAAACTCACTTCAATACCCTTGTGGACAAGATCAGCCGGGACCCAGACTTTCTGGAAGAGACTTTTGCAAG TACAATCCAGGCAGATGACTTTGCAGCAAAGTTATTTAGCATATACAGACAAGTGCAgcaggaaggacggacacaG TCCATTGTGTTGGGTATGAACCGGTCTGACTATATGGTGGACCAGAAGGAAGATGGAACACCTTCCCTGAAGCAAGTAGAGATCAACACTATCGCTGCTGGTGGTTTTGATGTGTCTGACCGTCTGCCTATGGTGCACAG GCATGTACTGCAGTCAGTCGGTCTTGTGGAAGAGAGCAAGCGTATCCAGAATACCAACAGGACTGCTGCAATGAGTGCTGCCCTTGCCAAAGCCTGGGAGCTCTATGGCCAACAGAA GGCAGTAATTATGTTTCTGGTTGAGGAATTCCAGATTAACAAATTCAATCATCGTTGCATTGAGAAAGAGCTTTGGAAAAG GAATATTCCTGTTATCCGCAGGAGGTTTGAGGAGGTGTCCAGAGGAGGATCTCTTGATGGTGACAAAAAACTATTTAT AGACGGGTTGGAGGTAGCTGTTGTGTACTATCGCTTTGGCTACATGCCAAACAACTACACTGAACAG AGTTGGGAGACCCGACTTCTGATGGAGCGTTCTCTGGCTGTGAAATGTCCGGATGTCGGCACTCAACTGGCTGGAACCAAAAAGGTCCAGCAGGTGGTCGCCAGACCTGGAGTTCTGGAGAAGTTCTTCCCCGACCAGCCCGACGTGGTGGAGCAGATAAGAGCGACTTTCGCTGGCCTCTACAGTCTAGACATG GGTCCAGAAGGAGACCGGACAGTGGCCATGGCTTTGGCGGACCCGGAAAAGTTTGTCCTGAAGCctcagagagaaggaggag GGAACAATTATTTTGGAGACGATATTATCAGAGTACTACAGGAGGTTAAAACTGATAAAAGGAGAGCTGCTTATATTCTAATGGACAAGATCCGACCCAGAACAGAGCCAAACATCCTGCTGAGGAAACAGCTTCCAATCACACTCGCCTCTGTTTGTTATGAAATCGGAGGTTTCGGAGCCTATGTGAG GCAAGGTGGAGAAATGGTTCTCAATGAGGTTTGCGGCTACACTTTGAGGACTAAGAACATTGAAAACAATGATGGGGGGGTAACTGCAGGAGTCACTGTGTATGACAGTGCATTTGTCATCTGA